In the Octopus bimaculoides isolate UCB-OBI-ISO-001 chromosome 18, ASM119413v2, whole genome shotgun sequence genome, one interval contains:
- the LOC106869607 gene encoding uncharacterized protein LOC106869607, with protein MAAIRPSSATIACLYITFLAFVLLCIYSFTPFNGRLIAENVSYGVGFLLLSTFILGSGITAGDVEDSLLRGLLLCLGSMWAAVGVFNVTRDISRPPAIWSNAANEALFPGYGAFFFIFLIFVFGSILHQATFTAVLSFGLFLSTIFEIASLWRPVHMSAGAYYVLLSALVVYMMCQKLVNKFKGGDFKTMQKRKSSDPDISNDYTIVGYSMEVIVFAVFASHVTGATTVANNAFMWVGSAGFFQAVCGIVALRRNDPYCGCYFTLYGTFWCAVAYNLALNHFSGTNDLPLLAVFIFFLLTFLLASLISIAREMFHALQNILLCIFCIAFCVDGVQGHFLGGMGWVCFLFSLYGLAAHMSRMRQTPYKLPLGRRPFDRAQVQQSLKKHLSCCAKRLYKRDTEQDGDGLFSTEFSDMGYSKYIELDTIGFAVNAVSALSILWIPANFNLLSMPWTTVLGGLAQFTVGCIGFARGLTFESCSFIIFSSMWLILGTARSLGTLGLDNSVAMCVGSISYMVILLLLIGLSLVVSKTWFLITFLFELIALAFLLNILAVPSYEAYEIIVVLLFTAVCIYGFLASALKAVWGRDILPMGNPIIEVSYLHSQGHKAFWADAQKQSGVKAIAEIMNRGGIVGIPTDTVYVLAAAVKFPESVERAYSTKKLAEDRPMSMWISNVNQLAAGREQFGEMLWAFMNAVWPSTISCVVNKGPWLDSLGVGYAGKYIGRPDSIAVRMPDNMVTSFLIDHTGPVSTSSANPTGEADTTHHLQVIAKLGLKNCDGILCDGPSFANSASTVVDCRKFDEGKIGFFRIGLEPKSKVEEIFERIQAQFRNKTASHRASMQSTSETLDSGVYVRRSNPGSVSLEMEGHINDAFDDSDDGDHSSKDRNVENIGNDAQNHFEDNFSKSTNILEKWSEPKPESENTKTNNKPQIKGLVDNLDRILSDAENQNPKLDDVNLRGSQMAINIPETEPYGNNIDEGEGSTEPISDDDEPLTSLKSRKRRQLQSQINTHILNRGQHLGLIEKTLNQTKNKETDGSAEFKNPLDTFRTTLEVNVNQYQKFTVDNTPSQTQAGDEQKAVTSQLPVAEESTNSNKKKIVPIFNFSSKSNNNPSDLERGKENTNRKDDLINVAGKTDDTYSLTFVNSSDKGESDRLNSSSLPERPVFFKQRTEL; from the exons ATGGCGGCGATACGTCCGTCGTCTGCGACCATAGCATGTCTCTATATTACTTTTCTGGCTTTTGTTTTGCTGTGTATCTACAGTTTCACTCCGTTTAATGGACGCCTTATTGCGGAGAATGTTAGTTATGGAGTGGGTTTCCTTCTTTTATCAACGTTCATTTTAGGTTCTG gcaTTACGGCAGGAGATGTTGAAGACTCCTTGTTACGAGGCTTACTGTTATGTCTAGGTTCGATGTGGGCTGCGGTTGGTGTTTTCAATGTCACCAGAGATATCTCGAGGCCACCTGCCATTTGGTCCAATGCAGCAAATGAAGCTCTATTTCCTGGATATGGAGCTTTCTTCTTCATATTCCTTATCTTTGTCTTTGGATCTATCTTGCATCAAGCAACCTTTACTGCAGTTCTTTCTTTCGGTCTTTTTTTGTCCACCATTTTTGAAATAGCCTCTTTATGGCGTCCTGTACATATGAGTGCCGGAGCGTATTACGTCCTACTTTCTGCATTAGTTGTGTATATGATGTGCCAAAAGCTGGTTAATAAATTTAAAGGGGGGGATTTCAAGACCATGCAGAAAAGAAAATCATCTGATCCAGACATCTCAAACGATTACACTATTGTAGGGTATTCAATGGAAGTAATAGTGTTTGCAGTTTTTGCTAGTCACGTGACTGGAGCTACAACGGTTGCCAATAATGCTTTTATGTGGGTCGGTTCGGCGGGATTTTTTCAAGCTGTGTGCGGCATTGTGGCTTTACGTAGGAACGACCCTTACTGTGGTTGCTACTTTACCCTGTATGGTACATTCTGGTGTGCAGTAGCATACAACCTAGCACTTAATCATTTTTCTGGCACAAATGACTTACCATTATTAGCTGTCTTTATCTTCTTCCTTTTGACATTTTTGTTGGCCAGCTTGATTTCCATAGCTCGAGAAATGTTCCATGCTCTACAGAATATCTTACTATGTATCTTCTGCATTGCCTTTTGTGTTGATGGTGTCCAAGGCCATTTCCTTGGTGGTATGGGTTgggtttgctttttgttttctctttatggACTTGCTGCTCACATGAGCCGAATGAGACAAACCCCTTATAAACTTCCATTGGGTCGACGCCCATTTGATCGAGCTCAAGTACAACAGAGCCTTAAAAAACATCTTAGCTGCTGTGCAAAACGTTTATACAAACGGGACACCGAACAAGATGGTGACGGCCTGTTCTCTACTGAATTTTCCGACATGGGGTATTCCAAGTATATTGAGCTTGATACCATCGGCTTTGCCGTCAATGCAGTTTCTGCCTTATCTATTTTGTGGATTCCTGCCAATTTCAATCTCCTCTCCATGCCATGGACAACTGTACTTGGCGGGCTGGCACAGTTTACCGTGGGTTGTATAGGGTTTGCTCGTGGACTTACATTCGAAAGCTGTTCGTTCATTATATTTAGTTCCATGTGGCTAATTCTTGGAACTGCTCGTAGTCTTGGGACATTGGGTCTGGACAATTCCGTGGCCATGTGTGTGGGGAGCATTTCATACATGGTTATTCTTCTACTTCTTATAGGGCTTTCTCTAGTTGTAAGCAAGACTTGGTTCCTAATCACTTTCCTTTTCGAACTTATCGCATTGGCATTTTTGCTAAATATATTAGCGGTGCCTTCATATGAAGCATATGAAATAATCGTGGTGCTTCTATTTACTGCTGTTTGTATTTATGGTTTCTTAGCTTCTGCTTTAAAGGCTGTTTGGGGGCGAGATATACTCCCAATGGGAAACCCAATCATAGAAGTCAGTTACCTCCATTCTCAGGGTCACAAAGCCTTCTGGGCAGATGCCCAAAAACAATCCGGAGTTAAAGCGATTGCGG aaatcaTGAACCGAGGAGGGATAGTTGGTATTCCAACAGATACTGTTTATGTATTGGCGGCTGCAGTAAAATTCCCTGAATCAGTGGAA AGAGCATACTCAACTAAGAAACTCGCTGAAGACAGACCAATGTCTATGTGGATATCCAATGTAAACCAACTGGCCGCTGGACGAGAACAATTCGGTGAGATGTTGTGGGCCTTCATGAATGCCGTATGGCCGTCTACGATATCCTGTGTAGTAAACAAAG GACCATGGTTAGACAGCTTGGGTGTTGGATATGCCGGCAAATACATTGGTAGACCTGACAGCATCGCAGTACGCATGCCCGATAATATGGTGACGTCATTCTTAATCGATCACACTGGTCCCGTATCAACGTCATCTGCTAACCCTACTGGTGAAGCAGACACTACGCACCATCTGCAGGTTATTGCCAAGTTGGGCCTGAAAAAT tgcGATGGAATTTTATGTGATGGGCCATCCTTTGCAAACTCTGCTTCAACTGTGGTCGACTGCCGAAAATTTGACGAAGGTAAGATCGGATTTTTCCGTATTGGACTCGAGCCGAAGTCTAAGGTTGAGGAAATATTTGAGCGAATCCAAGCCCAGTTTAGGAATAAGACAGCATCTCACCGGGCTTCAATGCAAAGTACAAGTGAAACTTTGGACAGTGGTGTATATGTTCGTAGATCAAATCCTGGTTCGGTTAGCTTAGAAATGGAAGGACATATTAACGATGCttttgatgacagtgatgatggtgatcacaGTTCAAAGGATCGGAATGTAGAGAATATTGGAAACGATGCACAAAATCATTTTGAAGATAATTTTAgtaaatcaacaaatattttagaaaaatggtCTGAACCAAAACCTGAATCAGAAAACACCAAAACTAACAACAAACCCCAAATAAAAGGTTTAGTTGATAACCTGGATCGTATTTTATCAGATGCAGAAAATCAGAATCCAAAGCTCGATGACGTAAACCTTCGGGGTTCCCAGATGGCAATAAACATTCCTGAAACTGAGCCTTATGGGAACAATATAGACGAAGGAGAAGGCTCTACAGAGCCAATCTCGGACGATGACGAACCATTAACGTCACTGAAATCACGTAAACGCCGCCAGCTTCAAAGTCAAATTAACACACACATTCTGAACAGAGGACAGCATTTAGGATTAATTGAGAAGACGTTGAAccaaacaaagaacaaagaaacagaTGGTTCGGCTGAATTCAAAAACCCGCTCGACACCTTTCGAACGACTTTAGAAGTAAATGTAAACCAATATCAAAAATTTACCGTTGATAATACACCAAGTCAGACACAGGCTGGAGACGAACAGAAGGCAGTGACAAGCCAGCTGCCTGTTGCAGAAGAATCGACAAatagtaacaagaagaaaattgtACCCATTTTTAATTTTTCCTCTAAGAGTAATAATAACCCGTCTGACTTGGAGCGCGGAAAAGAAAACACTAACCGGAAAGATGATTTGATCAATGTCGCTGGAAAGACTGATGATACTTACTCACTTACTTTTGTTAACAGTAGTGACAAGGGGGAATCAGACAGATTAAATTCATCGTCTCTTCCTGAACGTCCAGTGTTCTTTAAGCAAAGGACTGAGCTGTAG